The Suricata suricatta isolate VVHF042 unplaced genomic scaffold, meerkat_22Aug2017_6uvM2_HiC HiC_scaffold_38986, whole genome shotgun sequence genome segment AGTCTCTGCAACAGgatagggaaggggaggaggaggagtaacCCCCGGACCAGCACTGCCATTCCAATGCGCCCTATGATCCCTGGGTGCAAGATGGTGGAATGGTGCAGAGGGTGACAAATGGCTACATAGCGATCCAGAGCCATGGCCACAAGTACCCCCGACTCCATGGAAGAGAATGCATGGATGAAGAACATTTGGGTCAGGCAGACAGTGTACCCAATCTCATGGGCATGCACCAGGAGCACTGCAAGGGTTTTGGGTGCGGTGGAGGATGCCAGCACCAGATCAATGCCAGATAGCATGGCCAGAAAGAGGTACATAGGCTGGTGCAAGGATGGGTCAGTccagatgatgaagatgatggtgacaTTGCCCACTACAGCAAGGAGATAAAGGACACACAGCGGCAATGCTATCCAGTGCTGGCTGTCCTCTAAACCAGGGATGCCCATCAGGAAAAAAGAAGGCTGCAGCAGCCTCCAGC includes the following:
- the LOC115285082 gene encoding olfactory receptor 52L1-like; translation: MALTNSSWRLLQPSFFLMGIPGLEDSQHWIALPLCVLYLLAVVGNVTIIFIIWTDPSLHQPMYLFLAMLSGIDLVLASSTAPKTLAVLLVHAHEIGYTVCLTQMFFIHAFSSMESGVLVAMALDRYVAICHPLHHSTILHPGIIGRIGMAVLVRGLLLLLPFPILL